A window of Plodia interpunctella isolate USDA-ARS_2022_Savannah chromosome 3, ilPloInte3.2, whole genome shotgun sequence genomic DNA:
AGGAAACTATTAACTTTTAAagatgtgaaaaatataaaataacaaatttacacTAAAGGagatttatttacagaaacttacaataataatataatacatattagcCTAAGTGCGATCACATTTTTCGTAAATTAACTCCTATGACTTTAATGATGAGGGGCACCATACGACGATGAGGGGGAGGGCACTCCGTATGATCCTGAGGGCACTCCGATAGTGGAGTAGCTAATTGAGGGAGCTGAGTACCCTTGGCTGATACCTCCATGGCCACCTGAAGAATAACCTCCCGAGGAATATCCACCTGAGGAATAACCACCGGCGTAGCCACCTGAGTAACCTTCCTCGGCTTGGTGGTATTGCGCGACCTGGATTCCTTGCTGGATGTGCTCCAATTCGATACCAACAATCCTGTCGTGAGGAACGCCGTACACTGGCGCGGGGGGTCCGTAGTGAGAGGAGATGCCATGCCCGTGACCATGGCCAGACGAAGCCTGTTGGTAAGCCTCGTTTTGGATCTCATCCTTCAAGATGATATGCTTGATTTTGCTCAAGAGGACGGGGTCTACATTGTATCCTTCTGAAGTCTGATGACCGACAGGAACGGAGCTGTAGTGACCGCCGCTGCTGAGGCCACCGCTGTAGTGACCACCACTGCTGCCGCTGTAGTGACCACCACTGCTGCCGCTGTAGTGACCACCACTGCTGCCACCAACGAGGATTAAGGAAGATGGCGCTGAATAGCTGTAGCCAACTGGTGGCTCGGCCACTGCGCATCCGATGAGCGCAAGCGCGACCTGGCGAAAAGACTTGCGTTAGCAACACGGAATCTTTTGGCAGAGATGTAATCTCGACTATTGAATAAAAGATTATGTAGCATtacgttataaaatttaatgggTGAAAGTTTCAAAATCTACGtactaatttgtttaattggaaaaaaatcaTCGTGAGTAAACTAGccgattgtttttttttaatatgtatttattctttGTTGTTTCATAAATTTTGCCTTCTGATACCTTCGAAAATTCTACAAcagtaaaacaataaagttaCAATCACtagatttcaataaattttacaatcagAATTAGaacttttgtttaatattcatttaaatttcacactgttatttttttttaaattcaattactACTCATGAAAAACAAATCTGatccaattttgaaattggaatcGAACAAAATCCTTTTTCCATTATTCAAACTTGAATATAGAACGCAATCACTGATTAAGTCGAGCACGGTCCGCGGTGCACATCACTAGTACGCCACAACACTATCACTGCACTCCATTTTCGTAACTTACAATGCTCCACTTGGCCATTTTTGTGTATGTGTGGACTGGATGGTGGTCGAAGGTTGTGTGATGACTGAGACTCAGAGCCTCCGCTTTTATACTGGGGATTCTGCCAACCACTTTTACTTTGGACCATGCGACGAGGACGAACTgggcttattttttaaactttttttttctggcAAAAGGCGGTATGTCTGTAATGGCTAGTTGCTGTCTTTTTAAGCTTAGAAttgttcataattattaagttatgATCACTTGggttataaatatgtatgaatttattatttttattaccgtGTGTAACTGTGACACGCATAAAAACACAAACccaaagtattttaattgtaatagtGACAAAATTGTCACTAAGGCATACATTTCCGCGCTAaagatttgtaaaaatatgtttttaatttgttttatatgtaatttgatTTAGACAATCTTTTGATTACGAATTTGAAATGTAGCAATCCACTTTTTatgttggaaaataaatatttataatattaaataaataatattataatattaaataaatatttataatatcaaataaataatattataatattaaataaatatttataatattaaataaatggtaGATTGCTATATTctaaattcctttttttttaaatataatagcaaAGAAATCAGATAGCATACGAATTTGTAATCAATGAAGTCTCAGTTTCATTGTTTTGCCGCAATTAGTTTCAACGTGTGGGATAAttgtacttaaaaaaataaataaatctattcttATCTTAATGACTATATATGATCGTTTAGAACCGTGTCAAGgtgaaaacacaaaaaaaatttttttagtaattcaCTATTATCTCTTTTTACatcttttgtaaatatcatTAGTATTGTGaagataattttcaataatttgcaCAGGgtacgttttttttaatgtatcttTTCATATCTTTCAAAATAATCAGTTCATTAATTACGCAGTAAGCATATTATAATCTACTTTAGCATCTAAGTATTAGATGTTCAATAAGATAACATATAGTAACTCGAGTATGTAATTCTTACTcctcataattaaaaaaaacatacatacatacttgcTTTGAACTTCTGAAAAGACTCGAGgagtgtttaaataaattcttgagacacctaaatattttattaatcgaggatttttatacacaaatattaatgttaataaaaattactatatatattttttttattatttatggccagtgctttaattttaaggtcttgtattattaaattgtaacagatttttcattttttatttttgtgttgccACCCGACACCATCTGACTAAAATgacaaatgtttaatttatgtaataaacaaacattaaaattccTGGTAAGTAAATAGTTTGAACGAGTAACGTCTGTgaatttttggaataaaatgttGACACAGTAAACATTGACCTACGGCCAGAACTTTTATGCAAATTAAACCAGTTTCTGAAGTGACGATTGTGTGAACTTTTGTTCACATTATcacattgaaattatatttttgtatgcgAATCGTAATTGTTTTAAAGTGGGTCGAATTGAAGGTTGCCGCTGTTCATATTTTGAGAATTACAATTtcgttaatttaaatgtatacctGATGGCATCTCCACAGTCAATAGAAATATTACAGCATTACTAGCGgtccgccccggcttcgctcgggtaatacCAGAATAAAAATTAGCCAATGTTACTCGTGAAGATtacgtctatctctgtgctaaatttcatcaaaatcgaccaagtagtttttgacttctattcattacaaataaaaacaaagatacaaataattttcagatttttatacaaGCTTTCGCCCCTGTAATAATTTggaggttaatttttttttaagtagcatatctttaactatatacataccatatttcatcgaaatcggtccagcggtttagccgtgaaagtggaacagacGGAAAATTTTTcccatatttataatattagctgtACTAATATAATACGATTCGAACATATAATTACGAgtatagttaatgacccgagTTCACCTCGGGTCGAAAAAGGCTACCGCGAGCAAAGCTACGGGCAACAGGTagttatacaaaaacaaaatatatgatcaATAAATGACATAATGACATGTGATCAAATGtaggtattaatattaactaaacAGTAACATTGCACTTGTCACGACAGCCGTGACCTATGCCAATGCGCAGGCGCAGGGTCAGCGGGTCAATGACTGGCTTTGCACCGATTGTCGGCAGATGATTTActgatgataaaaaaaaatgttttcgtttattattatcaataattgacgtaaaacttataaaatattttaaaataagttcaGTAACAGGTTGAACTGTTTCTGAACGGGTTTCTGAAATAGGTCACGGCTGTTGTGACAAGTGCAATGTTACTgtttagttaatattaatacctatatttaatcACAATATGTCGTTATGTCATTTAACTACCTGTTGCCCGTAGCTTTGCCCGCGGTAGCCTATGTCGACCCGAGGTGAACccgggtcattaactataattatatgttcGAATCGTAActgtactaatatttataaataatttcaagggtcatttttctaataaaaaaaatagatgtagggacaataattattatattaaacaaaatattggtttatagtgactagctgcgccccggggctttgctctcgtgggaatttcgggataaaattaccCTATAAGTTATTCcacgttatattctacccgtgtattaaatatcataacaaccagtccagtagattttgcgtgatagagttacaaacaaacgtacaatacatacacacatcctcacaaaatttcgcatttttgTTAGTAGGATTAGAGTGTTTGCTATTATTATTGTaggtaaaaatgtttaaattaaaaattataaacgaacatagtaacaaattatacagtCGGTtagataacaaattaaaagacAAGCTTACTTTCGATTACACACATCAACTGGAGATGTAACTGTGTAGGGTTGACACTTTTCACCATATATAACTGTTGGAATATTcgatatttcaaaatgttcaCTTGTACTTGATTATTCAGATACAGTtaattttttgcaattttctttttgagaCCCTGAAAGCTTATATTTCGGCGAGTCTTGTCAGAAAATAGGGATTTTCTACGAAATAAGAATTTTGCTCTacgaaaatacaattttattttattccttgAATCTAAAAAATACACGTCACTACAACAATATAATGAAACAGACGTGAGAGAGTATAAATTACCAGTGTCATAGACaacaactctctctctctctctctctctctctctctctctctctctctctttattCATGTAAATCGAAGAGGAAGAAAAGGTATCCTATGTGAGTGGGaaagaaaattgtatgtttattcgaataataataacaaaacatttaccattttcattaaaaaataaaatcattctgaagtaaaaaagttttaagttaaaacatattttttgtctcgttctgtcaatgttaaatattgtaaagtgagATAGTGACAAACCaaactttagcttaaagtatgcattacgtttttttaagaataaagtCGTTGGATCAATGTGGAAAAAGGgtaaacattttatgacaGTGCCAGCCCTATGGATAGAGTCAGCATTTGCCGTATTACTCTGTCCATCTGTCCTCGATACTttcattcaatattatattatattaatatgtctTCACGCAGAGAAAGGCATATTTGCAGAAATTGTAAAATAGAGATTTATATCTAGTCTGTAaaacacaattatattattttcgaacAGTCTATCGCCACGTTATCTTTAGCCACATTTAGGTCCTATCTAGTGGAGGACGTGGCGCAGCTTGGAGACGACATCAGGCGAGCCATAGACCAGAATGGTAGCTTAGTCacacctcggtggcgcagtggtaaagtgcttagcgttgaaccgagaggtcccgggttcgaatcccggtcatgatggaaaatgatctttttcttattggcctgggtcttggatatttatctatatatgtatttgttatatagtatcgttgagttagtatcccatgacacaagtctcgaacttactttggagctagctctaGCTAGCTGGACCGaatgtgatgaaatttggtaaacgggtagaatataacctggaataacacaaaattAGCGTAGCTACTGTTCCATAAATGGGaagctaaaaaaaaaaattccaatAAGACATTAACGGTACCTGACGAAGGAAGACATTGACGGTAAGTGTGTACCATAGCTCAGACCCTTTACGAAACAACTTTATATATAGCAGATGGTTACACAATtgcacatataaaaaataataaatatacattatcaaCGGACACAGAATGCATCTCGACAGGTGTCAAATGCCCACATCTGACCTGTCCATCCGTTCACCCATCATATTATGTAAAGATATGTAAGTACTTTTGCCTTTTTTAATGTACGTGATTAGAAGTAACACGTTACATGTTTCTTAATAGATCGATTTCGAAATTATACACGATTTCACATAAATAATTCTTGtcgaaaattttattgatttttcattatttatcgTTGAACCACCGAATGTCATTTAAAACATTGGGGTGGGCGCTTTTTCAAATTGTTGTaacgatttttcttttttctgtttattgATGTAATTGCTTCCTAACTTTCACGAAATCTCTGGGAGTGCCTTCGTGAAATGAGACGGAAATATGTGTAACAGGAAGGCATAATGCGCACGCGCTATTTGATCAGGCCGTGATAACGAAAGGCACATTAATGTTCATGAAAATAAGGtcgaaattaaaagttaaacatatttttgacgtTAAACGATCTACTATATTCTAAATctctttaaaaacaaattataccaaaatttaattaatttgcatttgttaattgacgtatTTGAGAGAACACAGTAAAGTTTGTTGCTCCGATTCTTCTTCACCAGCGCTATGGAAATCGGCActagagaaatattttttaacgtcaataagtgatgatagcctaactaatattataaatgtgaaagtaaatatgtttgttagcTCTTCACTCGTTGTTTGCTTAATCAATATTCTTGacatttttcatacatgtagtttgaagtacggggAAGTAAATAAGGGCTTTCATCCCCGAAATATATGCTCTCGTGTGAAATTcacggacgaagccgcgggtataagctagtatattataatccTATGtggaataaagaattttcaaattgaattCGAGTCAAAAATCATATCAAAAGTATCTTTCAAGGTCGCAGAGATACACGAACTGATATGAACGTAACATAACGATCTCATTTCCATTGCCAAATACATCAAACGAGCCGAATGCACGAATAACTACACTCTTTTTCTTACGCTTTTAAATACTAGCATTACTGTGTACCGCCTGTCTGTGTCATgcaactaaatatatattatattatatatatataaggacaaatcacacagattgagctagccccaaagtaagttcgagacttgtgttatgggatactaactcaacgatactatattttataacatatacatatatagataaagatccaagacccgggccaatcagaaaatgatcattttccatcatgccCCGATCGGGGATTGAACCCAGGACCTcgcggttcagaggcaagcactttactactgcgccaccgatgtGTTGactaaatataagaaatatttttctgaataaGTTGAGTAAAAGTGAGCTACATTAGTTTATACTAATCACATTTCCTACTATTACAAAAATCTTCTGTTATAAATGGCGCAGGATTGCATGTATACTCTATACTTTGGTAACAGATACAAACATGAGCCCtgaaaacataacattaattttttggGCAGTTGCGTAAAAAtctg
This region includes:
- the LOC128683977 gene encoding keratin, type I cytoskeletal 9-like, whose translation is MAKWSIVALALIGCAVAEPPVGYSYSAPSSLILVGGSSGGHYSGSSGGHYSGSSGGHYSGGLSSGGHYSSVPVGHQTSEGYNVDPVLLSKIKHIILKDEIQNEAYQQASSGHGHGHGISSHYGPPAPVYGVPHDRIVGIELEHIQQGIQVAQYHQAEEGYSGGYAGGYSSGGYSSGGYSSGGHGGISQGYSAPSISYSTIGVPSGSYGVPSPSSSYGAPHH